The following are from one region of the Magallana gigas chromosome 4, xbMagGiga1.1, whole genome shotgun sequence genome:
- the LOC136274343 gene encoding tyrosine-protein phosphatase non-receptor type 7-like, which yields MKCLKYWPDTELNIGSYTIELDGMDVFESYTVRCLAVKYQEEVKKVTQFHFTAWPDNSVPEDVTSLISFRELVRSGLTSSDGPIIVHCSAGIGRTGTFIAIDYLLEEATVEQTVDVKGYVTSLRHQRGKSIQTYEQYVFLHDAVVEGFTNTIGQQSCLDVL from the exons ATGAAATGTTTGAAGTACTGGCCAGATACAGAGCTAAATATTGGTTCATATACCATTGAATTGGACGGTATGGATGTGTTTGAGTCGTACACAGTGCGGTGTCTGGCGGTAAAGTACCAG GAGGAAGTGAAGAAAGTGACACAATTCCACTTTACGGCCTGGCCTGACAACTCCGTCCCAGAAGATGTGACGTCGTTGATCAGCTTCCGGGAGCTCGTAAGGAGTGGCCTAACGTCTTCAGATGGACCAATAATTGTTCACTGCAG CGCTGGAATTGGTAGAACCGGTACATTTATCGCCATTGATTATCTTCTGGAAGAGGCCACTGTTGAGCAAACTGTTGACGTCAAGGGATACGTCACTTCACTTCGACATCAAAGAGGGAAATCCATTCAGACATAC GAACAGTACGTCTTTCTTCACGACGCTGTTGTTGAGGGATTCACTAACACCATTGGTCAACAAAGCTGTCTAGATGTGTTATGA